Proteins encoded within one genomic window of Streptomyces sp. NBC_01314:
- a CDS encoding GMC family oxidoreductase, translated as MKADEFDYVVVGGGTAGNVVAARLSEDPSVTVCVLEAGPSDVGDDDVLKLERWMGLLESGYDWDYPVEPQASGNSFMRHARAKVLGGCSSHNSCIAFWAPAEDLDDWAAAGCTGWSAADLFPLYRRLETNDAPGDHHGRGGPVKLRTIKSEDPCGNALLEACVQAGIPTTPFNTGTTVVRGANWFQINSDENNIRQSSSVAYLHPVMGRRPNLEVRTGVRAKKLVLEGRRCVGAEYLDPDLVHTRSVRARREVIVSCGAIDTPKLLMLSGIGPAEQLREVGVDVVVDSAGVGENLQDHPEGVIMWEAAQPMPTESNQWWEAGIFYDTEPGLDRPDLMFHYGSVPFDMNTARHGYPTSENAFCLTPNVTRAKSRGTVRLRTRDYRDKPKVDPRYFTHEHDARVMTYGLRLARRIAAQPALSGWAGAELAPGPDVRTDDELLDYIHRTHNTVYHPACTVKMGADDDASAPLDARLRVKGVEGLRVADGSVMPDLVTVNPCITTMMIGEKCADLLRADA; from the coding sequence ATGAAGGCAGACGAATTCGATTACGTCGTGGTCGGTGGCGGCACCGCGGGAAACGTCGTCGCGGCCAGACTCTCCGAGGATCCGTCGGTCACGGTGTGCGTACTGGAGGCGGGCCCCAGTGACGTCGGCGACGACGACGTCCTGAAACTGGAACGCTGGATGGGCCTGCTGGAGTCCGGCTACGACTGGGACTACCCGGTCGAGCCGCAGGCCAGCGGCAACAGTTTCATGCGGCACGCGAGAGCGAAGGTCCTCGGCGGCTGTTCGTCGCACAACTCCTGCATCGCCTTCTGGGCACCGGCGGAAGACCTCGACGACTGGGCGGCCGCGGGCTGTACGGGCTGGTCCGCCGCCGACCTCTTCCCGCTCTACCGGCGCCTGGAGACCAACGACGCGCCAGGCGACCACCACGGCCGCGGCGGCCCGGTGAAGCTCCGCACCATCAAGAGCGAGGACCCGTGCGGCAACGCCCTGCTGGAGGCGTGCGTCCAGGCGGGTATCCCGACGACGCCCTTCAACACGGGTACGACGGTGGTCCGGGGCGCCAACTGGTTCCAGATCAACTCCGACGAGAACAACATCCGGCAGTCCTCCTCGGTGGCGTACCTCCACCCGGTCATGGGCAGGCGCCCGAACCTGGAGGTACGCACCGGGGTCCGCGCGAAAAAGCTGGTGCTGGAGGGGCGGCGCTGTGTCGGCGCCGAGTATCTGGACCCGGATCTCGTCCACACCCGGTCGGTACGCGCCCGGCGTGAGGTCATCGTCTCCTGCGGCGCCATCGACACCCCGAAGCTCCTGATGCTCTCGGGCATCGGTCCCGCCGAACAGCTGCGCGAGGTCGGCGTGGACGTGGTCGTGGACTCGGCGGGTGTGGGCGAGAACCTGCAGGACCACCCCGAGGGCGTCATCATGTGGGAGGCCGCCCAGCCGATGCCCACCGAGTCCAACCAGTGGTGGGAGGCGGGCATCTTCTACGACACCGAACCGGGCCTGGACCGGCCCGACCTCATGTTCCACTACGGTTCCGTGCCGTTCGACATGAACACCGCCCGGCACGGCTACCCCACCTCCGAGAACGCGTTCTGCCTGACGCCGAACGTGACGCGGGCGAAGTCCCGGGGCACCGTGCGGTTGCGCACCCGGGACTACCGGGACAAGCCGAAGGTCGACCCGCGCTACTTCACGCACGAGCACGACGCGCGCGTGATGACATACGGCCTCCGTCTCGCCCGGCGGATCGCGGCACAGCCCGCGCTGAGCGGCTGGGCCGGGGCCGAGCTGGCGCCCGGTCCGGACGTCCGGACCGACGACGAGCTGCTCGACTACATCCACAGGACCCACAACACCGTCTACCACCCGGCCTGCACCGTGAAGATGGGCGCGGACGACGACGCCTCGGCCCCGCTGGACGCGCGACTGCGGGTGAAGGGGGTCGAGGGGCTGCGGGTGGCGGACGGGTCGGTGATGCCGGATCTGGTGACCGTGAATCCGTGCATCACGACGATGATGATCGGCGAGAAGTGCGCGGATCTCTTGAGGGCCGACGCCTAA
- a CDS encoding APC family permease, translated as MTTIEQPTGPKNTSDDAELTEFGYRPELKRTLGNFHTFAAGISYISILTGTFQLFYFGFASGGPAYWWSWPMVFVGQFMVALCFAELAARYPVAGSVYNWSKKIGNPHLGWLAGWMMLIASIVSIAAVALAYQLTLPQISDVFQFVGDGTGQYDVATNAVILAAVLILFTTVVNAFGVKLMARINTAGVFIELIATVVLIVLFAVHITRGPQVVLDTNGTGASYGNGYLGAFLVASLASAYVMYGFDTAASLGEESLDPTRNAPRAIIRAIVASFVLGGLILLLALMSVSSLKGEQLSTDGLQYVVLNVLGPTAGKAMLWCVLIAVTVCALAVHTAAVRLAFAMARDNNLPASSKLAKCHPRFQTPVLPTVIIGVLALGILVVNIRQPQIFTVVTSIGIIMIYLAYLGVTVPMLVARLRGKWQPAGDGRFSLGRWGIPVNILAVLWGGGMTLNLIWPRAAVYNAAAPFHWYLQWGAVLFVGIIAGGGFAYYWFIQRHRTGVLAEHRVVTDAGTTPPPAPPAAPVASPAAD; from the coding sequence ATGACGACCATCGAGCAACCCACCGGACCGAAGAACACATCCGACGACGCCGAGCTGACCGAGTTCGGCTACAGACCCGAACTCAAGCGCACCCTCGGCAACTTCCACACCTTCGCCGCCGGGATCAGCTACATCTCGATCCTGACCGGCACCTTCCAGCTGTTCTACTTCGGCTTCGCCAGCGGCGGCCCCGCCTACTGGTGGTCGTGGCCGATGGTGTTCGTCGGCCAGTTCATGGTCGCGCTCTGTTTCGCCGAGCTGGCGGCCCGCTACCCGGTGGCGGGCTCGGTCTACAACTGGTCGAAGAAGATAGGCAATCCGCATCTGGGCTGGCTCGCCGGCTGGATGATGCTGATCGCCTCCATCGTGTCGATCGCGGCGGTCGCACTGGCCTACCAGCTGACGCTGCCCCAGATCTCCGACGTGTTCCAGTTCGTCGGGGACGGCACCGGTCAGTACGACGTGGCCACCAACGCGGTCATCCTGGCCGCGGTGTTGATCCTCTTCACCACCGTGGTGAACGCCTTCGGCGTCAAGCTGATGGCCAGGATCAACACGGCGGGCGTGTTCATCGAGCTGATCGCCACCGTCGTACTGATCGTGCTGTTCGCCGTACACATCACGCGTGGCCCGCAGGTGGTCCTGGACACGAACGGCACCGGAGCCAGTTACGGCAACGGGTACCTGGGCGCGTTCCTCGTGGCCTCGCTGGCGTCCGCGTACGTCATGTACGGCTTCGACACGGCCGCCTCGCTCGGTGAGGAGTCGCTGGACCCGACCCGGAACGCGCCGCGCGCGATCATCCGGGCGATCGTCGCCTCGTTCGTTCTCGGCGGACTGATCCTGCTGCTGGCGCTGATGAGCGTGTCCAGTCTGAAGGGTGAGCAGCTGTCCACGGACGGTCTGCAGTACGTCGTGCTCAACGTGCTCGGCCCGACGGCCGGCAAGGCGATGCTGTGGTGCGTTCTCATCGCGGTCACCGTGTGCGCCCTGGCCGTCCACACCGCCGCGGTCCGGCTGGCGTTCGCGATGGCCCGCGACAACAACCTGCCCGCGTCCTCGAAGCTGGCCAAGTGCCACCCGCGGTTCCAGACACCGGTACTGCCGACCGTGATCATCGGGGTCCTGGCCCTGGGGATCCTCGTGGTCAACATCCGTCAGCCGCAGATCTTCACCGTGGTGACCAGCATCGGCATCATCATGATCTACCTGGCCTATCTGGGCGTCACCGTGCCGATGCTGGTGGCGCGGCTGCGCGGCAAGTGGCAGCCCGCCGGGGACGGCCGGTTCTCACTGGGCCGCTGGGGCATCCCCGTCAACATCCTCGCCGTGCTCTGGGGCGGAGGCATGACCCTCAATCTGATCTGGCCGCGGGCCGCGGTCTACAACGCGGCCGCCCCGTTCCACTGGTACCTGCAGTGGGGCGCGGTCCTCTTCGTCGGGATCATCGCCGGCGGCGGCTTCGCCTACTACTGGTTCATCCAGCGGCACAGGACGGGCGTGCTCGCCGAGCACCGTGTGGTCACGGACGCCGGGACCACGCCGCCGCCCGCGCCGCCCGCCGCCCCCGTCGCCTCCCCGGCGGCCGACTGA
- a CDS encoding aldehyde dehydrogenase family protein has translation MPELFIGGAWQSALDGRTREIRCPADGSLVAVVDEAGGKDTAEAITAARRAFDEGPWPTTSPADRGDLLLRVADLLVRDKDALARAESLDTGKRLVESEYDIDDIANCFRYFGRAATAETGRVVDTGQAGVDSRVVYEPVGVCALITPWNYPLLQTAWKVAPALAAGNTFVLKPSELTPHTAIHLMRLLEEAGVPAGVANLVLGAGPEAGAPLSDHPDVDLVSFTGGLHTGRRLMANAAASVKKVALELGGKNPNIVFADADFDTAVDMALTAVFLHSGQVCSAGARLLVEDSLHDRFVDEVVRRAREIRLGGPFDERAQTGPLISAAHRAKVEEYVAQGVAEGAVLRCGGERPSGAAYDGGFYYLPTVLDECTSTMSVVQDESFGPVLTVERFSTEDEAVWLANDTIYGLAGAVWTTDEARAQRVAARLRIGTVWINDYHPYVPQAEWGGVKQSGFGRELGPAGLAEYREAKHIWRNTDPSPQGWFA, from the coding sequence ATGCCCGAACTTTTCATCGGCGGAGCATGGCAGTCCGCGCTCGACGGGCGGACGCGTGAGATCCGCTGTCCCGCCGACGGCAGCCTGGTCGCGGTCGTCGACGAGGCCGGCGGCAAGGACACCGCGGAGGCGATCACTGCCGCCCGTCGCGCCTTCGACGAGGGCCCCTGGCCCACCACCTCGCCCGCCGACCGCGGCGACCTGCTGCTTCGGGTGGCCGACCTCCTCGTACGCGACAAGGACGCGCTCGCCCGCGCCGAGTCCCTCGACACCGGCAAGAGGCTGGTGGAGAGCGAGTACGACATCGACGACATCGCGAACTGCTTCCGCTACTTCGGACGGGCGGCCACCGCCGAGACGGGCCGGGTCGTCGACACCGGCCAGGCGGGCGTCGACAGCCGGGTCGTGTACGAGCCGGTCGGGGTGTGCGCGCTGATCACGCCCTGGAACTACCCCCTCCTCCAGACGGCCTGGAAGGTCGCCCCGGCGCTCGCGGCAGGCAACACCTTCGTACTCAAGCCGAGCGAGCTGACCCCGCACACCGCTATCCATCTGATGCGTCTCCTGGAGGAGGCCGGGGTGCCGGCGGGCGTTGCCAACCTGGTCCTGGGCGCGGGCCCCGAGGCGGGGGCCCCGCTCTCCGACCACCCGGACGTGGACCTGGTCTCCTTCACCGGCGGTCTGCACACCGGGCGCCGGCTCATGGCCAACGCCGCCGCGAGCGTGAAGAAGGTCGCTCTGGAGCTCGGCGGCAAGAACCCGAACATCGTCTTCGCCGACGCCGACTTCGACACGGCGGTCGACATGGCCCTGACCGCGGTCTTCCTGCACTCGGGGCAGGTGTGCTCGGCGGGCGCCCGCCTGTTGGTGGAGGACTCGCTGCACGACCGATTCGTCGACGAGGTCGTCCGCCGGGCGCGGGAGATCCGGCTCGGCGGCCCCTTCGACGAGCGGGCGCAGACCGGCCCGCTGATCTCGGCGGCACATCGCGCGAAGGTCGAGGAGTACGTCGCTCAGGGCGTAGCCGAGGGCGCCGTGCTGCGCTGCGGTGGCGAGCGGCCGAGCGGAGCCGCGTACGACGGGGGCTTCTACTATCTGCCGACCGTCCTGGACGAGTGCACGAGCACGATGTCGGTGGTGCAGGACGAGTCGTTCGGTCCGGTACTGACGGTGGAACGGTTCAGCACCGAGGACGAGGCGGTATGGCTGGCCAACGACACGATCTACGGTCTGGCCGGTGCCGTATGGACGACGGACGAGGCCAGGGCCCAGCGCGTCGCGGCCCGGCTGCGGATCGGCACGGTGTGGATCAACGACTACCACCCGTATGTACCGCAGGCCGAATGGGGCGGTGTCAAGCAGTCCGGCTTCGGCCGCGAGCTCGGGCCCGCGGGGCTCGCCGAGTACCGCGAGGCGAAGCACATCTGGCGCAACACTGACCCTTCACCGCAGGGTTGGTTCGCCTAG